Proteins encoded in a region of the Lysobacterales bacterium genome:
- a CDS encoding transposase: MKTKKRKAYPEDFRREVVRLVIEEQLSHSEVARRLDVPSQTVGNWVRDRDKMLPDPATGMTPLAMQKELARLRAENASLKLDRDILKWLFGNSCG; encoded by the coding sequence ATGAAGACCAAGAAGCGCAAGGCGTACCCCGAGGATTTCCGGCGCGAGGTGGTGCGGCTGGTGATCGAGGAACAGTTGTCGCATTCCGAGGTGGCGCGGCGACTGGACGTGCCGTCCCAGACCGTCGGCAATTGGGTTCGCGATCGGGACAAGATGCTGCCTGATCCGGCGACCGGGATGACGCCATTGGCGATGCAGAAGGAACTGGCGCGGCTGCGCGCCGAGAACGCGAGCCTGAAGCTCGATCGGGACATTCTAAAATGGCTCTTCGGGAACTCGTGTGGGTGA
- a CDS encoding ISL3 family transposase, translating into MRSCGDAIQTLQEASARRVPCPRFPAAGGSEGRVRRPAGAGRDAGTALKKTRCGACGREQSGWYDRRTRRVRDMPCGPYRIFLEFEVRRVRCPHCQAVKREALDFLSDSAFYTKRFAYYVGRRCRNESIAAVAKELHLDWDSVKTLEKQYMKAQLAKAGTPGPTHLGIDEISVKKGHRYRIVVSDLKRKRPIWFGGTDRSEASMAAFYADIGQKKARRVKLAVMDMWKPFRNATREHAPQAAIVFDKFHVMRHLGDALDKVRKAEYARLSGNDRRFIKGQKYTLLSNRENLSTDGRRALKTLLAANKRLNTAYLLKESFGQLWSYKTEAGARRFFERWRDALKWQRLAPYEQFAAMIERHWDGIAAYSRPENKVSLGFVEGLNNKIRVIQRRAYGLRDEEYLRLKILTCMLPPL; encoded by the coding sequence TTGCGATCATGCGGCGATGCGATCCAAACCCTGCAAGAAGCGTCTGCTCGACGCGTACCGTGTCCCCGGTTTCCGGCCGCTGGAGGAAGTGAAGGGCGTGTTCGGCGACCCGCAGGCGCGGGTCGTGACGCTGGTACGGCGCTCAAAAAAACACGCTGCGGCGCCTGCGGGCGCGAGCAGTCCGGCTGGTACGACCGGCGCACGCGGCGGGTGCGGGATATGCCGTGCGGGCCATACCGCATCTTCCTGGAGTTCGAGGTCCGTCGCGTCCGCTGCCCGCACTGCCAGGCCGTGAAGCGCGAGGCCCTGGACTTCCTGTCGGACAGTGCGTTCTACACCAAGCGCTTCGCGTACTACGTCGGGCGACGCTGCCGCAACGAATCGATCGCGGCGGTGGCCAAGGAACTGCACCTGGACTGGGACAGCGTGAAGACGCTGGAGAAGCAGTACATGAAGGCGCAGTTGGCGAAGGCCGGCACGCCCGGCCCCACGCACCTGGGCATCGACGAAATCTCGGTGAAGAAGGGACACCGCTACCGCATCGTGGTCAGCGACCTCAAGCGCAAGCGACCGATCTGGTTCGGCGGCACGGATCGTTCCGAGGCCAGCATGGCGGCGTTTTATGCGGATATCGGCCAGAAAAAGGCCCGCCGCGTGAAACTGGCGGTGATGGACATGTGGAAACCGTTCCGCAACGCCACGCGCGAGCACGCGCCGCAGGCCGCGATCGTGTTCGACAAGTTCCACGTCATGCGCCACCTCGGCGACGCCTTGGACAAAGTCCGCAAGGCCGAATACGCGCGCCTGTCGGGGAACGACCGGCGCTTCATCAAGGGCCAGAAATACACCCTGCTGTCGAACCGCGAGAACCTCAGCACCGACGGTCGCAGAGCGCTCAAGACCTTGCTCGCCGCGAACAAGCGGCTCAACACCGCCTACCTGCTCAAGGAATCGTTCGGCCAGTTGTGGAGCTACAAGACCGAAGCCGGCGCGCGGCGCTTCTTCGAGCGCTGGCGCGACGCGCTCAAGTGGCAACGGCTCGCGCCCTACGAACAGTTCGCCGCGATGATCGAACGCCACTGGGACGGCATTGCCGCCTACAGCCGCCCGGAGAACAAGGTCTCGCTCGGCTTCGTCGAAGGACTCAACAACAAAATCCGCGTCATCCAGCGCCGCGCCTACGGCCTGCGCGATGAGGAGTACCTGCGATTGAAAATACTCACTTGCATGCTGCCGCCGCTGTGA
- a CDS encoding IS3 family transposase encodes MRYAWIKDNDPEFAVQRMCRLLCVSRSGFYAWRDRAPSAREQGNIELAEAVKSIFANSRETYGSIRVSQSLRDAGRSIGRHRVRRVMREAGLRAAARRAFRVTTNSNHSLPVAENLLQQHFVATAPHKVWLSDITYIKTDEGWLFLACVLDLYSRRIVGWATSTRIDSELIVWALSMAAWRFKPEGTICHSDRGVQYASQAYQAVLKQHGLVCSMSRRGNCYDNAPMESFFRTLKVECLYRRRLRTRDQAKRAIADYIESFYNSQRMHTRIGFQTPQQAMRRAS; translated from the coding sequence GTGAGGTACGCCTGGATCAAGGACAACGATCCGGAGTTTGCGGTGCAGCGGATGTGTCGACTGCTGTGCGTCTCGCGCTCGGGCTTCTACGCGTGGCGCGACCGCGCGCCCAGTGCGCGCGAGCAAGGGAATATCGAACTTGCCGAAGCGGTGAAGTCGATCTTTGCGAACTCGCGCGAGACCTATGGTTCGATCCGCGTGAGCCAATCCTTGCGCGATGCAGGACGCTCGATCGGCCGTCATCGCGTGCGGCGAGTGATGCGTGAAGCCGGTTTGCGGGCAGCGGCTCGACGCGCGTTTCGGGTCACGACGAACTCGAACCATTCGCTGCCGGTCGCCGAGAATCTGCTGCAGCAGCACTTCGTCGCGACGGCCCCGCACAAAGTGTGGCTGTCCGACATCACCTACATCAAAACCGACGAAGGTTGGCTGTTCCTGGCCTGCGTGCTCGATCTGTACAGCCGTCGCATTGTCGGCTGGGCCACGTCCACGCGCATCGACAGCGAACTCATCGTCTGGGCGCTCTCGATGGCGGCATGGCGCTTCAAGCCGGAAGGAACGATCTGCCACAGCGACCGCGGCGTGCAGTACGCGAGTCAGGCCTACCAGGCCGTCTTGAAGCAGCACGGACTCGTCTGCTCGATGAGTCGTCGCGGCAACTGCTACGACAACGCGCCGATGGAAAGCTTCTTCAGGACATTGAAAGTCGAATGCCTGTACCGGCGCCGGCTGCGCACGCGCGACCAGGCCAAGCGCGCCATCGCCGACTACATCGAATCTTTCTACAACTCGCAGCGCATGCACACGCGCATCGGCTTCCAGACCCCTCAACAAGCGATGCGCCGTGCGTCATGA
- a CDS encoding FRG domain-containing protein produces MTSGLQLHVATTLSEYLGIVHDLNGMYGERTWFRGSSSATHRLLPSVLRDVVPLRDYAGRKLRGDEKLLGSGNSVTGLCPERMFDEFKRRARPFVARLPADDFEWLFLMQHYGVPTRLLDWTTNALVALYFATEYLSPETASDDDAAEKFLAGDEFRSDGFAIYAIDPNAINMLFHDQAYPVDICADGYWRSYARPTEPSKINTYAPLCVLAPHNSARIRAQSGTFTLHGFNVFPLDYYEIARPFIHKIFFPYAVVGRLLGELVSVGLTASFIYPDLAGVAREPVPISRTPAIG; encoded by the coding sequence ATGACATCTGGTCTTCAACTACACGTCGCCACTACGCTAAGCGAATATCTCGGCATCGTTCATGACCTCAACGGCATGTACGGGGAGCGGACGTGGTTTCGAGGAAGTTCCAGTGCGACCCACCGGCTCCTGCCGTCGGTGCTTCGCGATGTGGTGCCGCTGCGGGACTACGCTGGCCGCAAGCTAAGAGGGGATGAGAAGCTCCTTGGCTCAGGCAATTCGGTCACAGGGCTGTGTCCGGAACGCATGTTCGATGAATTCAAGCGCCGCGCTCGACCTTTCGTCGCCCGTTTGCCGGCCGACGACTTCGAGTGGTTGTTCCTGATGCAGCACTACGGCGTTCCAACTCGATTGCTTGACTGGACGACCAACGCACTCGTGGCCCTGTACTTTGCGACCGAGTATCTTTCTCCGGAGACTGCCTCGGACGATGACGCTGCCGAAAAATTTCTCGCTGGTGACGAATTTCGCTCCGATGGATTCGCGATCTATGCCATCGATCCGAACGCTATCAATATGCTTTTCCACGACCAAGCTTACCCCGTCGACATTTGCGCTGACGGGTATTGGAGAAGCTACGCTCGACCGACCGAGCCGAGCAAGATCAACACCTATGCGCCGCTTTGTGTCCTCGCGCCGCACAACAGTGCAAGAATCCGAGCGCAATCGGGTACATTTACCCTTCATGGCTTCAACGTTTTTCCGCTCGATTACTACGAGATCGCGCGACCGTTCATTCACAAGATTTTCTTTCCCTACGCGGTCGTCGGGAGGCTTCTAGGTGAACTCGTCAGCGTCGGGCTGACGGCGTCGTTCATCTATCCAGATCTGGCAGGCGTTGCGCGTGAACCTGTCCCGATTTCACGGACACCCGCGATTGGGTAG
- a CDS encoding IS30 family transposase yields MNYRHLTREQRYQIFSLRREGLTLQRIAEHVNCHRSTVSRELRRNLTKDYRPDRAHRLAQDRRRRASMRPRIATATWMEIEARLCEEWSPEQIAGRARFERRNAASHERIYQYIAADRAAGGTLWRHRRHPKRYRRSRTQPGRYALARSIHERPAAVDRRVRIGHWELDTMRGSAGRAAVVTMVERKSRLIRLVKVPRNTARAVSRAVIAALAPIGARVMSFTMDRGSEFAEHEWIEFVLGAKAYFADAYCAWQRGSNEQHNGLVRQYLPRRIALRGVNQEQIDDIEDKLNHRPRKTLGYRTPLEVFSDSFNRVALRT; encoded by the coding sequence ATGAACTATCGACACCTGACCCGAGAGCAACGCTACCAAATTTTCAGCCTTCGGCGCGAAGGCCTGACGCTGCAACGCATTGCCGAGCACGTGAACTGTCACCGCAGCACGGTGTCGCGCGAACTGCGGCGCAACCTGACGAAGGACTACCGTCCGGATCGAGCGCACCGGCTGGCGCAGGATCGGCGTCGCCGCGCCAGCATGCGGCCGCGGATCGCGACGGCGACTTGGATGGAGATCGAGGCCCGGCTGTGCGAGGAATGGAGCCCGGAGCAGATCGCCGGCCGGGCCCGCTTCGAGCGGCGCAATGCGGCCAGCCATGAACGGATCTACCAGTACATCGCGGCGGATCGGGCGGCCGGCGGCACGCTCTGGCGGCATCGGCGGCATCCGAAGCGGTATCGGCGATCGCGCACGCAGCCTGGCCGATATGCGCTGGCACGGTCGATCCATGAGCGACCCGCGGCCGTCGACCGCCGCGTGCGCATCGGCCACTGGGAGCTCGACACGATGCGCGGTTCCGCCGGGCGCGCGGCCGTGGTGACGATGGTCGAGCGCAAGTCGCGGCTGATCCGCCTAGTGAAGGTGCCGCGAAACACTGCCCGTGCAGTCTCGCGGGCGGTGATCGCGGCACTGGCGCCGATTGGGGCGCGGGTGATGTCGTTCACGATGGATCGCGGCAGCGAGTTTGCCGAACACGAGTGGATCGAATTCGTGCTCGGCGCCAAGGCGTATTTCGCAGACGCCTACTGCGCCTGGCAGCGCGGCAGCAACGAGCAGCACAACGGCTTGGTCCGGCAGTACCTGCCGCGGCGCATCGCGCTTCGGGGAGTGAATCAGGAGCAGATCGATGACATCGAGGACAAGCTCAACCATCGACCACGCAAGACGCTAGGCTATCGAACACCGCTGGAAGTCTTCAGCGATTCCTTCAACCGCGTTGCACTTCGAACTTGA
- a CDS encoding helix-turn-helix domain-containing protein: MDPLLDANEVARVLAVSRRTFEALLARGEGPNFLTVGRQRRWSRNDVESWMLESRLRQSRTRSKPLAEDRQEARPTTPKRLDSRAKSDRGRRP; this comes from the coding sequence GTGGATCCACTTCTTGATGCAAATGAGGTCGCGCGTGTCTTGGCAGTATCACGTCGCACCTTTGAGGCCCTCTTGGCAAGGGGGGAAGGTCCAAACTTCCTGACAGTCGGGCGACAGCGTCGCTGGTCACGCAACGACGTTGAATCGTGGATGTTGGAGAGCCGACTCAGGCAGAGCCGCACGCGCTCCAAGCCGCTGGCGGAAGACAGGCAAGAAGCTCGGCCAACGACTCCGAAACGATTGGATTCACGCGCGAAGTCCGACCGTGGGAGGCGTCCGTGA
- a CDS encoding response regulator transcription factor, which yields MGYYEEWTTAAVLWPDLIMAPPHVVDGIRESLRASPSAQTVLPTEFERIEFAAQLEALRSCIDPLEWFPSIWPAKIRVFDAWLSVQRVIAPGAPPGGLRKENASRLQLAVNLLVNGKSKAEIADDLGISRSHLSQLFRRGARSRRDPK from the coding sequence GTGGGTTACTACGAGGAATGGACGACGGCAGCGGTACTCTGGCCCGATCTGATCATGGCGCCACCCCATGTCGTGGATGGAATTCGCGAGTCGCTGCGCGCTTCGCCAAGTGCGCAAACGGTCCTGCCCACCGAATTTGAGCGGATCGAATTTGCGGCACAGCTTGAAGCGCTACGATCCTGCATCGATCCGCTCGAGTGGTTTCCCTCGATTTGGCCGGCGAAGATACGCGTGTTCGACGCGTGGCTGAGCGTTCAGCGGGTAATCGCCCCAGGTGCGCCGCCGGGCGGTTTGAGGAAGGAAAACGCATCAAGGCTGCAGCTCGCCGTGAATCTGCTCGTAAACGGGAAATCGAAGGCGGAGATCGCCGACGATCTCGGGATCAGCCGGTCCCACTTGAGCCAGCTGTTTCGTCGCGGTGCGCGTTCCCGTCGTGATCCGAAATGA
- a CDS encoding TniQ family protein — protein sequence MLGSLLPDELLYSWCSRHHVVAGNLRHASTCRQLFGHPHLGSAHDFPCRLEELVMRTRGLLGTVESIVYSHTILPYYLRFGDANRVATTMSRVRQGGAGALKAALGLLATRMGAHHPLRACARCMRSDADQYGTPYWHVSHQLPGVLICPAHGEMLLGSLVKTSGEGRFEWSLPHADLFQRSDIERRQFEVDDFTRQSIANLATCSVQIHSADRELLIDPIRLASVVLRRLQTIGLATIGGRIRHDGFCAELLKLTRSLRSIDVLTALPQTTASAASQFNRLVQTPRSIAHPIRYSVLILAFFGSWGGFVTAYQSDDHHDLGCANDDAGHAPATNLVESQKQLQRAEILRLVIGGKSYRAAARTVGVDVATAISWGAAAGMEVSRRPKIVTAEVRARAMAALEAGNSREDVIACSGISPSALRYLVKTEGGLQSRWKEACAGKVREDVRRKWMHMIAENSALSSSDLRALAPAEFAWLYRNDRHWMRDVASGLPHAPLTNNARVNWVERDTALAEAVRLAVSSHQDLFDNRVLTRAKLYQLVPRLKGMVSDLYRLPLTRAAIEEVLAAHGRLTLGPF from the coding sequence ATGCTGGGTTCTTTATTGCCCGATGAACTGCTCTACAGTTGGTGCAGCCGACATCACGTGGTCGCCGGAAATCTTCGGCACGCGTCGACCTGTCGGCAACTTTTTGGGCATCCGCATTTGGGAAGTGCTCACGACTTCCCGTGCCGGCTCGAAGAATTGGTGATGCGCACTCGTGGATTGCTTGGAACGGTTGAGTCGATCGTCTACTCGCACACGATTCTGCCGTACTACCTGAGGTTCGGTGACGCAAATCGAGTGGCGACTACGATGTCCCGAGTGCGTCAGGGTGGTGCAGGTGCGCTGAAGGCAGCGCTTGGTCTGCTTGCGACGCGCATGGGCGCACACCATCCATTAAGGGCGTGTGCAAGGTGCATGCGCAGCGATGCCGATCAATACGGCACGCCCTATTGGCATGTGAGTCATCAGTTGCCGGGAGTACTGATCTGTCCGGCTCATGGGGAGATGCTTCTCGGGTCGCTCGTCAAAACGAGCGGCGAGGGTCGTTTTGAGTGGTCGCTGCCGCATGCGGACCTTTTCCAACGATCCGATATCGAAAGACGTCAGTTTGAAGTCGACGATTTCACACGTCAGTCGATTGCCAACTTGGCGACATGCTCCGTGCAGATTCATTCCGCGGACCGGGAACTTCTGATCGACCCCATCCGCTTAGCATCGGTCGTGCTCCGCCGGCTGCAGACGATCGGGTTGGCAACTATCGGCGGCAGGATAAGGCATGACGGATTTTGCGCGGAACTATTGAAGCTGACACGAAGCCTTCGATCGATAGACGTACTAACCGCGCTACCCCAAACAACGGCGTCTGCTGCTTCGCAGTTCAATCGCCTAGTGCAGACGCCGCGTTCGATTGCCCATCCCATCCGATATTCAGTCCTGATCCTTGCCTTCTTTGGGTCTTGGGGGGGCTTCGTTACGGCTTACCAATCCGACGATCATCACGACTTGGGGTGCGCGAACGATGACGCTGGACATGCGCCGGCCACGAATCTTGTTGAGTCCCAAAAGCAGCTCCAGCGGGCGGAGATCTTGCGACTTGTCATCGGCGGCAAGTCCTACCGAGCGGCGGCTCGAACAGTTGGCGTAGACGTTGCGACTGCAATTTCGTGGGGCGCGGCGGCGGGTATGGAGGTCAGTCGTCGACCAAAAATCGTGACGGCCGAAGTTCGGGCACGTGCCATGGCCGCTTTGGAGGCAGGGAATTCGAGAGAGGACGTGATTGCCTGCTCTGGGATCTCACCCAGCGCATTGCGGTACCTAGTCAAGACCGAGGGCGGGCTGCAATCGAGGTGGAAGGAGGCTTGCGCCGGGAAGGTTCGCGAGGATGTGCGGCGAAAATGGATGCACATGATTGCCGAGAACAGTGCGTTGTCCTCGTCCGATCTCCGCGCACTCGCGCCGGCCGAATTCGCATGGCTCTATCGGAACGACCGTCATTGGATGCGGGACGTCGCTTCCGGCCTACCTCACGCGCCATTGACCAACAATGCTCGGGTGAACTGGGTTGAGCGCGACACCGCTTTGGCCGAGGCTGTTCGACTCGCCGTGAGCAGCCACCAAGATCTGTTCGACAACCGAGTCCTGACCCGCGCGAAACTGTACCAGTTGGTTCCGAGACTCAAGGGAATGGTGAGTGATTTGTATCGGCTGCCTCTCACGCGCGCTGCGATCGAAGAGGTACTTGCAGCCCACGGTCGCTTAACTCTCGGACCGTTTTGA
- a CDS encoding DEAD/DEAH box helicase family protein, with product MNKKSLSERDICTKFITPHVVAAGWDVDTQVREEVGFTDGRIYVRGKMHARGAQKRADYILYFKPNIPIAVLEAKDNNHTVGAGIQQALSYAKPLDVPFVFSSNGDGFLFHDKTASSGAIEKELPLDAFPSPEDLWRKYKAYKGLSEDLDPIIAQDYFSDGSSRSPRYYQQIAINRTVEAVARKEGNNRHLLVMATGTGKTYTAFQIIYRLWKSGLKKRILFLADRTALIDQTVRGDFRHFKEAMTVIKHKQIDTAYNIYLALYQGLSDNNDIDAYRQFSPEFFDLIVVDECHRGSAREDSKWREILEYFKGATHIGMTATPKETKEISSTEYFGDPLYTYSLKQGIDDGFLAPYKVIKITLDIDAEGWRPPASFKDKDGQLVEDRIYGRTDFDKHIIVEERRQIVARKITEFLKGSGRFSKTIVFCVDIEHAEGMRRELANANADLVSANSKYVMQITGDNKEGKDHLDAFISPSELYPVIATTSKLMTTGVDAQTCKLIVLDSNIGSMTEFKQIIGRGTRINEDFGKHYFTIMDFRNVTALFADKDFDGDPVRVKEAREDDDISDTDNETDDLPVTDDLTGDEIAFPEPEKPDVTIDGEPLPPERRSKVTVNGVEVTVVKERIQYMGDDGKIITESLRDYTRKNVRTAYSSLDAFLTSWKKSDKKRAIVEELEQHGVIFAALNEEIGSAFDPFDLICHVAFEQKPLTRRERAEQVKKRDYFTKYGDLARKVIAALLDKYSDQGVLDLENPEIIRLDPLSRLGSPVEIIRAFGGKPAYDAAIQALTDELYKAA from the coding sequence ATGAACAAGAAGTCCCTAAGCGAACGCGACATCTGCACCAAGTTCATCACGCCCCACGTGGTGGCCGCAGGGTGGGATGTGGACACGCAGGTTCGGGAGGAGGTCGGCTTCACCGACGGACGCATCTACGTCCGTGGCAAGATGCACGCGCGCGGCGCGCAAAAACGCGCCGACTACATTCTCTATTTCAAGCCGAATATTCCTATCGCTGTCCTCGAAGCCAAGGACAACAATCACACGGTCGGTGCGGGTATCCAGCAGGCACTCAGCTACGCGAAGCCGCTTGATGTCCCATTCGTCTTCAGCAGCAATGGCGACGGCTTTCTGTTCCACGACAAGACCGCGAGTTCAGGTGCCATCGAGAAGGAGCTTCCTCTCGATGCCTTCCCATCACCAGAGGATCTCTGGCGAAAATACAAGGCATACAAGGGTTTGTCAGAAGACCTCGACCCAATCATCGCTCAGGACTATTTCTCTGATGGTTCAAGTCGCTCGCCGCGCTACTACCAGCAGATCGCCATCAACCGTACCGTCGAGGCCGTCGCACGAAAGGAAGGTAACAACCGCCACCTGCTCGTCATGGCAACCGGTACAGGCAAGACCTATACCGCTTTCCAGATCATCTACCGCCTTTGGAAGAGTGGGCTGAAGAAGCGAATCCTGTTTCTCGCCGATCGCACCGCGCTTATCGATCAGACCGTCCGCGGCGATTTCCGCCACTTCAAGGAGGCGATGACGGTCATCAAGCACAAGCAGATCGACACCGCCTACAACATCTACCTTGCGCTCTATCAGGGCCTTTCCGACAACAACGACATTGACGCTTACAGGCAGTTCAGCCCGGAGTTCTTCGACCTCATCGTCGTGGACGAGTGTCATCGCGGCAGTGCTCGCGAGGACAGCAAGTGGCGCGAGATTCTTGAGTACTTCAAAGGCGCGACGCACATCGGCATGACCGCAACGCCGAAGGAAACCAAGGAGATCTCCAGCACCGAATATTTCGGCGACCCGCTCTACACCTACTCGCTCAAGCAGGGGATCGACGACGGCTTTCTTGCGCCCTACAAGGTCATCAAGATCACGCTCGACATTGACGCCGAAGGCTGGCGCCCGCCGGCGAGCTTCAAGGACAAGGACGGCCAACTGGTCGAGGACCGCATCTACGGTCGCACGGACTTCGACAAGCACATCATCGTCGAGGAACGCCGCCAGATTGTGGCGCGGAAAATCACCGAGTTCCTCAAAGGCAGCGGTCGCTTTTCAAAGACGATCGTCTTCTGCGTTGACATCGAGCATGCCGAGGGGATGCGCCGGGAACTGGCGAACGCCAATGCCGACCTTGTTTCCGCCAATAGCAAATACGTGATGCAGATCACCGGAGACAACAAGGAGGGGAAAGACCACCTCGACGCCTTCATCAGTCCCTCTGAGCTCTATCCCGTCATCGCCACCACGTCCAAGCTCATGACCACTGGCGTTGATGCGCAGACCTGCAAGCTCATTGTGCTCGATTCGAACATCGGCTCGATGACCGAGTTCAAGCAGATCATCGGGCGCGGCACCCGCATCAATGAGGACTTTGGCAAGCACTACTTCACCATCATGGACTTCCGCAACGTCACTGCGCTCTTTGCGGACAAGGACTTCGATGGCGACCCCGTCCGGGTCAAGGAAGCCAGAGAGGACGACGATATTTCTGACACCGACAACGAGACCGACGATCTCCCGGTAACCGACGATCTGACCGGCGATGAAATCGCCTTCCCCGAGCCTGAGAAGCCGGATGTCACCATCGACGGCGAGCCTCTTCCGCCGGAACGCCGCAGTAAGGTCACCGTCAACGGTGTCGAAGTGACCGTCGTCAAAGAGCGGATCCAATACATGGGCGATGACGGCAAGATCATCACCGAGAGCTTGCGCGACTACACCCGCAAGAACGTCCGTACCGCCTACAGCTCGCTGGATGCCTTCCTCACCTCATGGAAGAAGTCCGACAAGAAGCGCGCGATTGTCGAGGAACTCGAACAGCACGGCGTCATCTTCGCCGCTCTGAATGAGGAAATCGGTTCGGCTTTCGATCCCTTTGATCTGATTTGCCACGTCGCCTTTGAGCAAAAGCCCCTTACGCGGAGAGAGCGCGCCGAGCAGGTGAAGAAACGCGACTACTTCACCAAGTATGGCGACCTCGCCCGCAAGGTCATTGCTGCACTGCTGGACAAGTATTCGGACCAAGGCGTGCTCGACTTGGAGAATCCCGAGATCATCCGCCTCGATCCGCTCAGCAGACTCGGCTCGCCTGTGGAGATCATTCGCGCCTTCGGTGGAAAGCCTGCCTATGACGCAGCCATCCAGGCCTTGACCGACGAACTTTACAAAGCAGCCTGA
- a CDS encoding SAM-dependent DNA methyltransferase, whose translation MPNISSIIKNVRNIMRQDRGVSGDAQRLEQLGWMLFLKILDDKDQELELIRDRYQSVIPEKFQWRNWAADPEGITGEELILFIDHPTDGLFARLRQLKAPHAAQRAMLVREVFDGSNNYMKSGYEMRKVINQLNGFDFNNSDDRHIFGTVYESILLELRDAGNKGEYYTPRAITQLMTQMTNPRLGDHVLDPAAGTGGFLSAAIDYIREKEVRTLDDEAILQKSITGWELKPVSYVLGLTNLILHGIDVPDWHYIDSLKTEYNTIGPKQQVEVILANPPFGASIADGVETNFPATFRCRESADLFIVLFIQLLKPGGRCAIVLPDGCITGDGYKERIREKLLTDCNLHTIVRLPQSTFHPATVSTNLLFFEKGTPTKEIWFYEHRLPEGQKSYSKTKGIQFSEFAPLIEWWTKREENEVAWKVKVGDLKRGFDLDVKNPNSAVTEHELSVPECLTALRNSLDRVAKALVAVEKEFVQG comes from the coding sequence ATGCCCAATATCTCATCCATCATCAAGAACGTCCGAAACATCATGCGGCAAGACCGCGGCGTTTCCGGCGATGCACAGCGACTGGAACAGCTCGGCTGGATGCTTTTCCTGAAGATACTCGACGACAAGGACCAGGAACTCGAACTCATCCGCGACCGCTACCAGTCCGTCATCCCGGAGAAGTTCCAGTGGCGGAACTGGGCCGCCGATCCCGAGGGCATCACCGGCGAAGAGCTCATCCTCTTCATCGACCATCCCACCGACGGCCTCTTCGCCCGTCTCCGCCAGCTCAAAGCGCCGCATGCCGCCCAGCGCGCCATGCTCGTGCGCGAGGTCTTTGACGGTTCGAACAACTACATGAAGTCCGGCTACGAGATGCGGAAGGTCATCAACCAGCTCAATGGCTTCGACTTCAACAACTCCGACGACCGCCACATCTTCGGCACCGTCTATGAGTCGATCCTGCTTGAGCTGCGAGATGCCGGAAACAAGGGTGAGTACTACACGCCTCGCGCCATCACCCAGCTGATGACGCAGATGACGAATCCGCGCCTCGGCGACCATGTGCTCGACCCCGCCGCTGGTACCGGCGGCTTCCTCAGTGCCGCCATTGATTACATCCGGGAAAAGGAAGTCCGCACCCTCGACGACGAAGCGATCCTGCAAAAATCGATCACTGGCTGGGAACTGAAACCCGTCTCCTACGTCCTTGGCCTCACCAATCTCATCCTCCACGGAATCGACGTGCCGGACTGGCATTACATCGACAGCCTCAAGACCGAATACAACACCATCGGCCCCAAGCAGCAGGTAGAGGTCATCCTCGCCAATCCGCCCTTCGGCGCCAGCATCGCCGACGGCGTTGAGACGAACTTTCCCGCTACCTTTCGATGCAGGGAATCGGCCGACCTCTTCATCGTTCTCTTCATCCAGCTTCTGAAGCCAGGTGGCCGCTGCGCCATTGTCCTGCCGGACGGTTGCATCACCGGCGACGGCTACAAGGAGCGCATTCGCGAAAAGCTCCTCACCGACTGCAACCTGCACACCATCGTCCGCCTGCCGCAGTCGACGTTCCACCCAGCGACAGTCTCGACGAATTTGCTCTTCTTCGAAAAAGGCACGCCGACCAAGGAAATCTGGTTCTACGAGCACCGCCTGCCCGAGGGCCAGAAGAGCTACTCCAAGACCAAAGGCATTCAGTTCAGCGAATTCGCGCCCTTGATCGAGTGGTGGACCAAACGCGAAGAAAATGAAGTCGCGTGGAAGGTGAAAGTCGGCGACTTGAAGCGCGGGTTCGATCTCGATGTGAAGAATCCGAACTCTGCCGTCACCGAGCACGAACTCAGCGTTCCCGAGTGCCTCACAGCTCTGCGAAATTCTCTTGACCGCGTAGCCAAAGCCCTGGTCGCGGTGGAAAAGGAATTCGTCCAAGGATGA